The following proteins are encoded in a genomic region of Nocardioides renjunii:
- a CDS encoding response regulator transcription factor has translation MSEGVGTEAPISLAVVDDDPMVRAALGMMLGGSSGIRVVAEAGDGEEALRVVPSSGADVVLMDIRMPVRDGLSATEELLRAHPDLRIIVLTTFDTDDMVLRALRTGAAGFLLKDTKPARLVEAIRTVASGQPMLSPSVTAQLIAAVTRDGTDPEGRDRGRTARTALAALTERERDVADGVARGLSNAEIAAELFMGVPTVKTHVGRLFAKLGVENRVQVAILVHDAQA, from the coding sequence GTGAGCGAGGGAGTGGGGACCGAGGCTCCCATCTCGCTCGCCGTCGTCGACGACGACCCGATGGTGCGCGCCGCCCTCGGCATGATGCTCGGCGGCAGCTCGGGCATCCGCGTCGTCGCCGAGGCCGGCGACGGCGAGGAGGCGCTCCGGGTCGTGCCGTCCTCGGGCGCCGACGTGGTGCTGATGGACATCCGGATGCCCGTGCGCGACGGCCTCAGCGCCACCGAGGAGCTGCTGCGCGCCCACCCGGACCTGCGCATCATCGTGCTGACGACCTTCGACACCGACGACATGGTGCTGCGTGCGCTCCGGACCGGCGCGGCCGGCTTCCTGCTCAAGGACACCAAGCCGGCCCGGCTGGTGGAGGCGATCCGGACGGTGGCGTCGGGCCAGCCGATGCTCTCGCCCAGCGTGACGGCCCAGCTGATCGCGGCCGTGACGCGCGACGGGACCGACCCCGAGGGCCGGGACCGCGGGCGGACGGCCCGTACGGCGCTCGCCGCGCTCACCGAGCGGGAGCGCGACGTCGCCGACGGGGTGGCGCGCGGCCTCAGCAACGCCGAGATCGCGGCCGAGCTCTTCATGGGCGTGCCCACGGTGAAGACCCACGTGGGGCGCCTGTTCGCCAAGCTGGGCGTCGAGAACCGGGTGCAGGTCGCGATCCTGGTCCACGACGCCCAGGCCTGA
- a CDS encoding FKBP-type peptidyl-prolyl cis-trans isomerase translates to MGEAPTDLEVTDLVEGDGAEATSGSTVSVHYVGVAHSTGEEFDASYNRGTPLQFRLGIGQVISGWDTGVQGMKVGGRRRLVIPPHLGYGDRGAGGAIKPGETLIFVVDLLEVR, encoded by the coding sequence ATGGGCGAGGCGCCCACCGACCTCGAGGTCACCGACCTCGTCGAGGGCGACGGTGCCGAGGCCACGTCCGGCTCGACCGTCTCCGTCCACTACGTCGGCGTCGCCCACTCCACCGGCGAGGAGTTCGACGCGTCCTACAACCGCGGCACCCCGCTGCAGTTCCGCCTCGGCATCGGCCAGGTCATCTCCGGCTGGGACACCGGCGTGCAGGGCATGAAGGTCGGCGGCCGCCGCCGGCTGGTGATCCCGCCGCACCTCGGCTACGGCGACCGCGGGGCCGGCGGCGCCATCAAGCCGGGCGAGACCCTGATCTTCGTGGTCGACCTGCTCGAGGTCCGCTGA
- the aroA gene encoding 3-phosphoshikimate 1-carboxyvinyltransferase — MSEPAADAATPTDPWPAPRPDGPVDRVVSLPGSKSLTNRALLLAAIADGPSVVRRPLRSRDTLLMARALASLGTGIEDRDGDWAVTPGSWDADADVDCGLAGTVMRFVPPVVGLARGTVRFDGDPHMRQRPVGQMLAALGALGVRVDDDGRGALPFAVQGTGTVAGGTVTIDASASSQFVSALLLAGARYEQGVDVRHVGKPVPSLPHIEMTVQMLRRRGVEVDDSDANRWAVAPGPVRAVDDEIEPDLSNAAPFLALGAATGGRVTVTGWPSRTTQPGDELREILALMGCDVTLSGGDLTVVGPERLSGVDLDLHDVGELTPAVAALCALAGSPSHLRGVAHIRGHETDRLAALATELGRLGADVDEREDGLTIRPADLHGGTFRTYADHRMAHAGVILGLAVDDVLVEDVATTAKTFPDFATAWSRAVLGTSPDRSGAPT, encoded by the coding sequence GTGAGTGAGCCTGCTGCCGACGCCGCGACGCCGACCGACCCCTGGCCGGCGCCGCGCCCGGACGGACCCGTCGACCGCGTCGTCTCGCTCCCGGGGAGCAAGTCGCTGACCAACCGGGCGCTGCTGCTCGCCGCGATCGCCGACGGGCCGAGCGTCGTACGACGTCCGCTGCGCTCGCGCGACACGCTGCTGATGGCGCGCGCCCTGGCCTCGCTCGGCACCGGGATCGAGGACAGGGACGGTGACTGGGCCGTCACCCCGGGCTCCTGGGACGCGGACGCCGACGTGGACTGCGGCCTGGCCGGCACGGTGATGCGGTTCGTCCCGCCCGTGGTCGGGCTGGCGCGCGGGACCGTGCGGTTCGACGGCGACCCCCACATGCGGCAGCGGCCCGTGGGCCAGATGCTCGCGGCCCTCGGTGCGCTCGGCGTCCGGGTCGACGACGACGGCCGGGGCGCGCTGCCCTTCGCGGTGCAGGGGACGGGCACGGTCGCGGGTGGCACCGTGACCATCGACGCGAGCGCCTCGTCGCAGTTCGTGTCGGCGCTGCTGCTGGCCGGAGCCCGCTACGAGCAGGGCGTCGACGTGCGCCACGTCGGCAAGCCCGTGCCCTCGCTCCCCCACATCGAGATGACCGTGCAGATGCTGCGCCGCCGCGGCGTCGAGGTGGACGACTCCGACGCGAACCGGTGGGCCGTCGCCCCGGGCCCCGTGCGGGCGGTCGACGACGAGATCGAGCCCGACCTCTCCAACGCCGCGCCGTTCCTCGCGCTCGGCGCCGCCACCGGGGGCCGGGTCACGGTCACGGGGTGGCCGTCGCGGACCACGCAGCCCGGTGACGAGCTGCGCGAGATCCTGGCGCTGATGGGGTGCGACGTGACGCTGTCCGGCGGTGACCTCACCGTCGTCGGGCCCGAGCGGCTCTCGGGCGTCGACCTCGACCTGCACGACGTCGGCGAGCTCACCCCGGCGGTCGCGGCGCTGTGCGCGCTCGCCGGCTCGCCCTCGCACCTGCGCGGCGTCGCCCACATCCGCGGCCACGAGACGGACCGGTTGGCCGCGCTCGCCACGGAGCTCGGCCGGCTCGGCGCGGACGTCGACGAGCGCGAGGACGGGCTGACGATCCGCCCCGCGGACCTGCACGGCGGGACGTTCCGGACCTACGCCGACCACCGCATGGCCCACGCCGGCGTCATCCTCGGGCTGGCGGTCGACGACGTCCTCGTCGAGGACGTCGCCACGACGGCCAAGACCTTCCCCGACTTCGCGACCGCCTGGAGCCGGGCCGTCCTCGGCACCTCCCCCGACCGGTCCGGGGCGCCGACGTGA
- a CDS encoding ABC transporter ATP-binding protein — protein sequence MITVENLTKRYGGFTAVDDISFHVRPGSVVGFLGPNGAGKSTAMRMMTGLTPATSGRATILGKPYRELHNPGRQVGVMLDASAQHPGRTGREVLRVAAISVGVSKARVEEVLALVGLTGEEADRRVRNYSLGMRQRLGIAAALLGEPQVLVLDEPANGLDPQGIHWMRGLLRRFADGGGTVLLSSHLLHEVQIVADDLVMIGRGRIVAMGSKEELLSRGGTTVHSTDDAQLASLLEAADVPFTRAGSGLVVDADPEVVGRIAAQERVVLLELRSGGSEGLEEMFLGLTAATSREGEAA from the coding sequence ATGATCACAGTCGAGAACCTCACGAAGCGCTACGGCGGGTTCACCGCCGTCGACGACATCTCGTTCCACGTGCGGCCCGGGAGCGTCGTCGGGTTCCTCGGGCCCAACGGCGCCGGGAAGTCCACCGCGATGCGGATGATGACCGGCCTCACCCCGGCCACGTCCGGGCGCGCCACCATCCTCGGCAAGCCCTACCGCGAGCTGCACAACCCCGGCCGCCAGGTCGGCGTGATGCTCGACGCCTCGGCGCAGCACCCGGGGCGCACGGGCCGCGAGGTGCTCCGCGTGGCCGCCATCTCGGTCGGCGTCTCGAAGGCGCGGGTCGAGGAGGTCCTCGCCCTCGTCGGCCTGACCGGGGAGGAGGCGGACCGCCGCGTGCGCAACTACTCCCTCGGCATGCGGCAGCGGCTCGGCATCGCCGCGGCGCTGCTCGGCGAGCCGCAGGTGCTGGTCCTCGACGAGCCGGCCAACGGGCTCGACCCGCAGGGCATCCACTGGATGCGCGGCCTGCTGCGGCGCTTCGCAGACGGCGGCGGCACGGTCCTGCTGTCCAGCCACCTGCTGCACGAGGTGCAGATCGTCGCCGACGACCTGGTGATGATCGGCCGCGGGCGGATCGTGGCGATGGGCTCCAAGGAGGAGCTGCTCAGCCGTGGCGGCACCACGGTGCACTCGACTGACGACGCCCAGCTCGCGTCGCTGCTCGAGGCCGCCGACGTGCCGTTCACCCGCGCCGGCTCGGGACTGGTGGTCGACGCCGACCCCGAGGTGGTCGGCCGGATCGCCGCGCAGGAGCGCGTCGTGCTGCTCGAGCTGCGGTCCGGGGGCTCCGAAGGCCTCGAAGAGATGTTCCTCGGCCTCACGGCCGCCACCTCGCGCGAAGGAGAAGCCGCATGA
- a CDS encoding inositol monophosphatase family protein: MPITGSARSHDHTDDLRLAHVLADDADSLTLARFKALDLHVMSKPDLTPVTDADKAVEEGIRRTLSRVRSRDAVVGEEQGTTGHSQRRWIVDPIDGTKNYVRGVPVWATLIALAVDDEVVLGVVSAPQLQRRWWASAGGGAWTGRSLLKATRCEVSDVRRLEDASLSYSSLSGWDERGRLDDFVSLSRRCWRTRAYGDFWSYMLLAEGAVDIAAEPELELYDMAALDVIVREAGGRFTSLDGTDGPWGGNALASNGHLHEAALSFLGAMDDDEADPDVPRRGPGSVSNLRDRQAPPVLD, translated from the coding sequence ATGCCCATCACCGGCTCGGCTCGCTCCCACGACCACACCGACGACCTGCGCCTGGCCCACGTCCTGGCCGACGACGCCGACTCGTTGACCCTGGCCCGCTTCAAGGCCCTCGACCTCCACGTGATGAGCAAGCCGGACCTCACGCCCGTGACCGACGCCGACAAGGCCGTCGAGGAGGGCATCCGCCGCACGCTCTCGCGGGTCCGCTCCCGCGACGCGGTCGTCGGCGAGGAGCAGGGCACCACCGGCCACAGCCAGCGGCGCTGGATCGTCGACCCGATCGACGGCACCAAGAACTACGTGCGCGGGGTCCCGGTCTGGGCGACGCTCATCGCGCTGGCCGTCGACGACGAGGTCGTGCTGGGCGTTGTGTCGGCGCCCCAGCTCCAGCGGCGGTGGTGGGCCTCGGCCGGCGGCGGCGCGTGGACCGGCCGCTCGCTGCTCAAGGCGACGCGGTGCGAGGTGTCGGACGTACGCCGCCTCGAGGACGCGTCGCTGAGCTACTCCTCCCTCTCCGGCTGGGACGAGCGCGGCCGGCTCGACGACTTCGTGTCGCTGTCGCGACGCTGCTGGCGCACCCGCGCCTACGGCGACTTCTGGTCCTACATGCTGCTCGCCGAGGGCGCCGTCGACATCGCGGCGGAGCCGGAGCTCGAGCTCTACGACATGGCGGCCCTCGACGTGATCGTGCGCGAGGCCGGTGGCCGGTTCACCTCCCTCGACGGCACCGACGGCCCCTGGGGCGGCAACGCGCTGGCCTCCAACGGCCACCTGCACGAGGCCGCGCTGTCGTTCCTCGGCGCGATGGACGACGACGAGGCCGACCCCGACGTGCCGCGGCGGGGCCCCGGCTCGGTGAGCAACCTGCGGGACCGGCAGGCACCTCCGGTGCTCGACTGA
- a CDS encoding sigma-70 family RNA polymerase sigma factor — MSSATSVEAPGDAELISAVRGGDVDAYGTLFERHVDAARRLARQLVPAGDAEDLVSEAFVKVLGVLQRGGGPDVAFRAYLLTAVRRLQVDRFRAGSKLHTTDDMEAFDPGVPFRDTAVEGFENAAAARAFASLPERWQLVLWHTEVEGDKPADIAPLLGMSANSVSALAYRAREGLKQAFLTQHVAELEEDACRWTHSQLGSYVRKAVSKRDAAKVEAHLDECRSCMAIYLELTEVNSSLGALLAPLLLGGVATAYLGTAVAAGSVPVGIGAVVGRVRDLVMANAGTAAVAGVAASTVIVAGGIALGVGGPGEVPGDPTALRQPAVASSTPSSGTSPAAPDGLQQRRGRSPAAALPGVTDPALSDDPFPEVLPTTVPTDLPTDVPTEAPTDGPTDDPTDGPTDDPTDDPTDDPTDDPTDDPTEDPTEEPTDDPTDGPTENPTPTQQPEPTENPDPTGNPTPTEQPDPTGDPDPTGDPDPTGDPDPTGDPDPTGDPDPTGDPDPTGDPDPTGDPDPTGDPDPTEDPDPTVDPEPVPVDSSVTGSVTGTNLIHRVTMRVAGLPTGSSARLQVELTGVEFAFAIDERCVVRQGGITCQVASGQSSPIGMTLVSVGDGSVAATLQAAPGETNLANNTWRALLD, encoded by the coding sequence ATGAGCAGTGCCACCAGCGTCGAAGCACCGGGGGACGCCGAGCTGATCTCGGCGGTCCGCGGTGGGGACGTCGACGCCTACGGCACCCTGTTCGAGCGACACGTCGACGCCGCCCGGCGCCTGGCCCGGCAGCTCGTTCCGGCCGGTGACGCCGAGGACCTGGTGTCCGAGGCCTTCGTCAAGGTGCTCGGTGTCCTGCAGCGCGGCGGCGGCCCCGACGTGGCGTTCCGCGCCTACCTGCTGACCGCCGTCAGGCGACTGCAGGTCGACCGCTTCCGCGCCGGCTCCAAGCTCCACACCACCGACGACATGGAGGCCTTCGACCCGGGCGTCCCGTTCCGCGACACGGCCGTCGAGGGCTTCGAGAACGCCGCGGCGGCCAGGGCGTTCGCGTCGCTGCCCGAGCGCTGGCAGCTCGTGCTCTGGCACACCGAGGTCGAGGGCGACAAGCCGGCCGACATCGCCCCGCTGCTCGGCATGAGCGCCAACTCGGTGTCCGCCCTGGCCTACCGGGCCCGCGAGGGCCTCAAGCAGGCCTTCCTCACCCAGCACGTCGCCGAGCTGGAGGAGGACGCCTGCCGCTGGACGCACAGCCAGCTCGGTTCCTACGTCCGCAAGGCCGTCTCCAAGCGCGACGCCGCGAAGGTCGAGGCACACCTCGACGAGTGCCGTTCGTGCATGGCCATCTACCTCGAGCTCACCGAGGTGAACTCCAGCCTCGGCGCCCTGCTCGCACCCCTGCTCCTCGGCGGCGTGGCCACCGCCTACCTCGGTACGGCCGTGGCCGCCGGGTCGGTGCCCGTCGGGATCGGCGCCGTGGTGGGCCGGGTGCGCGACCTCGTCATGGCCAACGCCGGCACCGCTGCCGTGGCCGGCGTGGCCGCCAGCACCGTGATCGTCGCCGGTGGCATCGCGCTCGGCGTCGGCGGCCCGGGCGAGGTGCCCGGCGACCCCACCGCCCTCCGGCAGCCCGCGGTCGCGTCGAGCACGCCGTCCAGCGGGACGTCCCCCGCGGCCCCCGACGGCCTGCAGCAGCGCCGGGGCCGCTCCCCCGCCGCAGCGCTGCCCGGTGTGACCGACCCTGCGCTCAGCGACGACCCGTTCCCCGAGGTGCTGCCCACGACCGTGCCGACGGACCTGCCGACGGACGTGCCCACCGAGGCGCCGACGGACGGGCCCACCGACGACCCGACCGACGGGCCGACGGACGACCCCACCGACGACCCCACCGACGACCCGACGGACGACCCCACCGACGACCCGACCGAGGACCCGACCGAGGAACCGACGGACGACCCCACCGACGGTCCGACGGAGAACCCGACGCCGACGCAGCAGCCGGAGCCGACCGAGAACCCCGACCCGACCGGCAACCCCACGCCGACGGAGCAGCCGGACCCCACCGGTGACCCCGACCCCACCGGTGACCCCGACCCGACCGGCGACCCCGACCCGACCGGCGACCCCGACCCGACCGGCGACCCCGACCCCACCGGCGACCCCGACCCGACCGGCGACCCCGACCCCACCGGCGACCCCGACCCCACCGGCGACCCCGACCCGACAGAGGACCCCGACCCGACGGTCGATCCCGAGCCCGTGCCGGTCGACTCGTCGGTGACCGGCTCGGTGACCGGCACCAACCTGATCCACCGGGTCACGATGCGCGTCGCAGGGCTCCCGACGGGATCGAGCGCGCGACTGCAGGTCGAGCTCACCGGCGTCGAGTTCGCCTTCGCCATCGACGAGCGCTGCGTGGTGCGGCAAGGTGGCATCACCTGCCAGGTGGCCTCCGGCCAGTCCTCCCCGATCGGGATGACCCTGGTCTCGGTCGGCGACGGGAGCGTCGCCGCGACCCTCCAGGCGGCCCCTGGCGAGACCAACCTCGCCAACAACACGTGGCGCGCCCTGCTCGACTGA
- a CDS encoding DoxX family membrane protein → MTITRLLARPLLASMFVAGGVNALRNTEVHAAKAKKVADRVVPLAQQAAPGVSIPTDPVTLVRINAGAQILAAAALATGRVPRLSATVLAASLVPTTLAGHPFWEETDPQAKSAQRLQFVKNASVLGGLLLAGVDTEGKPGLAWRARRAASDVRREAKQVAKDARREAKLAKAQLT, encoded by the coding sequence ATGACGATCACTCGGCTGCTCGCCCGCCCCCTGCTCGCCTCGATGTTCGTCGCGGGCGGCGTCAACGCCCTCCGTAACACCGAGGTCCACGCGGCCAAGGCCAAGAAGGTCGCCGACCGCGTCGTCCCGCTGGCCCAGCAGGCGGCCCCGGGTGTCTCGATCCCCACCGACCCCGTCACCCTGGTCCGGATCAACGCCGGCGCCCAGATCCTCGCCGCCGCGGCCCTCGCCACCGGCCGGGTCCCCCGGCTGAGCGCGACCGTGCTCGCCGCCTCCCTCGTGCCCACCACGCTCGCCGGGCACCCCTTCTGGGAGGAGACCGACCCGCAGGCCAAGTCCGCGCAGCGGCTCCAGTTCGTCAAGAACGCCTCGGTCCTCGGCGGGCTGCTGCTCGCCGGCGTCGACACCGAGGGCAAGCCGGGCCTGGCCTGGCGCGCCCGCCGCGCCGCGTCCGACGTGCGCCGTGAGGCCAAGCAGGTCGCCAAGGACGCCCGCCGCGAGGCGAAGTTGGCCAAGGCCCAGCTCACCTGA
- the rsgA gene encoding ribosome small subunit-dependent GTPase A yields the protein MTGRYSEHDQEHYERPRRRTRPRTKDRPTYDDAVDARVVTVDRGRFTLLLGGHRVMAMKSRPLGRKGVVVGDHVRVVGDTTGADGSLARIVEVVERSTTLRRTADDDDPVERVIVSNADQLVVVTALADPEPRPRLIDRALVAAYDAGMTPLLCLTKADLADPETLLSTYRSLGVPWVVTQLKGEGAGDLTELRDRLRGRTSVLVGHSGVGKSTLVNALVPDAHREVGIVNAVTGRGRHTSTSAYLLELPGPDGRGEGWIIDTPGIRSFGLAHVRPENLIEAFPDLEEMTEDCPRGCSHDADEPECGLDEAVASGQTDPDRVESFRRLLAARSATDW from the coding sequence GTGACCGGTCGCTACTCCGAGCACGACCAGGAGCACTACGAGCGCCCGAGGCGCCGCACCCGGCCACGCACCAAGGACCGGCCCACCTACGACGACGCCGTCGACGCCAGGGTCGTCACCGTCGACCGCGGCCGGTTCACCCTGCTCCTCGGCGGCCACCGGGTGATGGCGATGAAGTCGCGACCACTCGGGCGCAAGGGCGTCGTGGTCGGCGACCACGTGCGCGTCGTGGGCGACACCACCGGCGCCGACGGCTCGCTGGCACGCATCGTGGAGGTCGTCGAGCGCAGCACGACGCTGCGCCGTACCGCCGACGACGACGACCCCGTCGAGCGGGTGATCGTCTCCAACGCCGACCAGCTCGTCGTGGTGACGGCGCTCGCCGATCCCGAGCCACGCCCGCGGTTGATCGACCGCGCGCTCGTGGCGGCGTACGACGCCGGCATGACCCCCCTGCTCTGCCTCACCAAGGCCGACCTGGCCGACCCGGAGACGCTGCTGTCGACCTACCGCTCACTCGGCGTGCCGTGGGTGGTCACCCAGCTCAAGGGCGAGGGTGCCGGCGACCTGACCGAGCTGCGCGACCGGCTGCGCGGACGCACCAGCGTGCTCGTCGGCCACAGCGGGGTCGGCAAGTCGACGCTCGTCAACGCCCTCGTGCCCGACGCCCACCGCGAGGTCGGCATCGTCAACGCGGTGACGGGTCGCGGCCGGCACACCTCGACGAGCGCCTACCTCCTCGAGCTGCCCGGTCCCGACGGCCGGGGCGAGGGCTGGATCATCGACACCCCCGGCATCAGGTCGTTCGGCCTCGCGCACGTGCGACCGGAGAACCTCATCGAGGCGTTCCCGGACCTCGAGGAGATGACGGAGGACTGCCCCCGCGGGTGCTCACACGACGCGGACGAGCCCGAGTGCGGCCTCGACGAGGCGGTCGCGTCCGGCCAGACCGACCCCGACCGCGTCGAGTCCTTCCGACGGCTGCTCGCGGCGCGCAGCGCCACCGACTGGTGA
- a CDS encoding CBS domain-containing protein, translating to MRIQDVIQGKGSQAVVTIRPDATVRELVALLAEHNVGALVVSEDGERVAGIVSERDVVRRLHEQDAVLDATVSTIMTADVRTCAAQDGLTDLMQTMTEHRIRHVPVVADGRLTGIISIGDVVKNRIGELEFERDQLDSYVHQT from the coding sequence ATGAGGATCCAGGACGTCATCCAGGGCAAGGGCAGCCAGGCCGTCGTGACCATCCGGCCGGACGCCACCGTCCGTGAGCTGGTGGCCCTGCTGGCCGAGCACAACGTCGGCGCGCTCGTGGTGAGCGAGGACGGCGAGCGGGTCGCGGGCATCGTCAGCGAGCGCGACGTCGTACGCCGCCTGCACGAGCAGGACGCCGTGCTCGACGCCACCGTCAGCACGATCATGACCGCCGACGTGCGCACCTGCGCCGCCCAGGACGGGCTGACCGACCTCATGCAGACGATGACCGAGCACCGCATCCGGCACGTCCCGGTGGTGGCCGACGGACGGCTGACCGGCATCATCAGCATCGGTGACGTGGTGAAGAACCGCATCGGCGAGCTCGAGTTCGAGCGCGACCAGCTCGACAGCTACGTCCACCAGACCTGA
- a CDS encoding DUF2231 domain-containing protein, translating to MELNGVPLHPLVVHAVVVLGPLSALAGLAYAAVPRWRWLLRWPLVVLAVVTAVASVVAVAAGEDLLSSRPELAPIVVEHQEDGELLRLWSIGYALVSLLGAWALGGTSALASGRGARATRFGIPVAVLLAVGAVGLVVTVYLAGDSGATAVWG from the coding sequence ATGGAACTCAACGGTGTGCCTCTGCACCCGCTCGTGGTGCACGCGGTCGTGGTCCTCGGTCCGCTGTCGGCCCTCGCCGGACTCGCCTACGCGGCCGTCCCCAGGTGGCGGTGGCTGCTGCGGTGGCCCCTGGTCGTGCTGGCGGTCGTCACCGCCGTCGCGTCGGTCGTGGCGGTCGCGGCGGGCGAGGACCTGCTGTCGTCGCGGCCCGAGCTCGCGCCGATCGTGGTCGAGCACCAGGAGGACGGCGAGCTGCTGCGCCTGTGGTCGATCGGCTACGCGCTGGTCTCGCTGCTGGGCGCGTGGGCCCTCGGCGGCACGTCCGCGCTGGCGTCGGGCCGCGGTGCCCGCGCGACGCGGTTCGGCATCCCCGTGGCGGTCCTGCTCGCCGTCGGTGCGGTCGGGCTCGTGGTCACGGTCTACCTGGCCGGCGACTCCGGCGCCACGGCCGTCTGGGGCTGA
- a CDS encoding sensor histidine kinase, with amino-acid sequence MPVESRQADAPADGTSLLASLWRYALAAVISLLAWSLILVGAAERPWDAAMVWFLVGDPLLGLTSFVVIRWRHRRPAVVGVVLTLFSFVSLSSAGPASWILGSIASHRRWRLLALIVPLSLLAGLVQERIGISEESLPLWASVAFGALVTGIIVATGYAMGSQRQLVDSYRARAVTAEREQIARVAQARAAERTRIAREMHDVLAHRISLVAMNASTLSYRTDLSEEDRATAARSIEDNAHRALSDLRAVLGVLRDPAQPVDAAPERPQPGIDDVADLVAEEVSGGMRVLLTNEVEDGLPAATGRTAYRIVQEALTNVRKHAPGTAVTVDLAGTPGDGLVIAVRNAAPVGPVRRPGLPASGLGLLGLAERAALAGGRITHGVDATGGYAVRAWIPWAS; translated from the coding sequence ATGCCAGTCGAGTCGCGCCAGGCGGACGCGCCCGCCGACGGGACCAGCCTCCTGGCGTCGCTCTGGCGCTACGCGCTGGCCGCGGTGATCAGCCTGCTGGCCTGGAGCCTGATCCTCGTCGGCGCCGCGGAGCGACCCTGGGACGCGGCGATGGTGTGGTTCCTCGTCGGCGACCCGCTGCTCGGCCTGACGTCGTTCGTCGTCATCCGGTGGCGGCACCGCCGCCCCGCGGTCGTGGGGGTGGTGCTCACCCTCTTCTCGTTCGTCTCGCTGTCCAGCGCCGGCCCCGCGTCGTGGATCCTCGGCTCGATCGCCTCGCACCGCCGCTGGCGGCTGCTGGCGCTGATCGTGCCGCTCAGCCTCCTCGCCGGGCTGGTGCAGGAGCGCATCGGGATCTCCGAGGAGTCCCTGCCGCTGTGGGCCTCGGTCGCGTTCGGGGCGCTCGTGACCGGCATCATCGTCGCCACGGGCTACGCCATGGGGTCCCAGCGCCAGCTGGTCGACTCCTACCGTGCCCGGGCCGTCACCGCGGAGCGCGAGCAGATCGCCCGCGTCGCCCAGGCGCGCGCCGCCGAGCGCACCCGCATCGCGCGGGAGATGCACGACGTGCTCGCCCACCGCATCTCGCTCGTCGCGATGAACGCCTCGACGCTCAGCTATCGCACCGACCTGTCGGAGGAGGACCGCGCCACCGCGGCCCGGTCGATCGAGGACAACGCGCACCGGGCGCTGTCGGACCTGCGGGCCGTGCTGGGCGTGCTGCGCGATCCCGCCCAGCCCGTGGACGCCGCCCCCGAGCGGCCGCAGCCCGGCATCGACGACGTCGCGGACCTGGTGGCGGAGGAGGTCTCGGGCGGGATGCGGGTGCTCCTGACCAACGAGGTGGAGGACGGGCTCCCCGCGGCCACCGGGCGGACGGCGTACCGCATCGTGCAGGAGGCCCTAACCAACGTGCGCAAGCACGCGCCGGGGACCGCCGTCACGGTCGACCTCGCCGGCACGCCCGGCGACGGCCTGGTGATCGCGGTGCGCAACGCGGCGCCGGTGGGACCCGTACGCCGCCCGGGGCTGCCCGCCTCGGGCCTGGGCCTGCTCGGCCTCGCCGAGCGCGCGGCCCTCGCCGGCGGCCGGATCACGCACGGCGTGGACGCCACCGGCGGCTACGCGGTCCGGGCATGGATACCGTGGGCGTCGTGA
- a CDS encoding SOS response-associated peptidase — MCGRYASSRQPDDLVEEFEVVESRIAAALQPDYNVAPTKEVYAVVERPPSRESGRDRSEAPQRQLRVLTWGLVPSWAKDPSIGNRMINARMETVADKPAFRKAFATRRALLPADGYFEWYPTSQTNAKGKPVKQPFFIRPKDGGILAMAGLYEIWRDPGKAEDDPDRFRWTCTVLTTQAEDSLGHIHDRMPLMVERERWHEWLDPTHPGDTSLLVPAAPGRLEAYAVPTLVSNVRNNGPELVEPLEATS, encoded by the coding sequence ATGTGCGGCCGCTACGCCTCGTCCCGACAGCCCGACGACCTCGTCGAGGAGTTCGAGGTCGTCGAGAGCCGCATCGCGGCGGCGCTGCAGCCCGACTACAACGTCGCGCCGACCAAGGAGGTCTACGCGGTCGTCGAGCGGCCGCCGTCGCGCGAGTCCGGGCGGGACCGGTCCGAGGCGCCGCAGCGACAGCTGCGGGTCCTCACCTGGGGACTCGTGCCGTCGTGGGCCAAGGACCCCTCCATCGGCAACCGGATGATCAACGCACGGATGGAGACCGTGGCCGACAAGCCCGCCTTCCGCAAGGCGTTCGCCACCCGCCGCGCCCTGCTGCCGGCCGACGGCTACTTCGAGTGGTACCCCACCTCGCAGACCAACGCCAAGGGCAAGCCGGTCAAGCAGCCGTTCTTCATCCGGCCCAAGGACGGCGGGATCCTGGCCATGGCCGGCCTCTACGAGATCTGGCGCGACCCGGGCAAGGCGGAGGACGACCCCGACCGCTTCCGGTGGACGTGCACGGTGCTCACCACCCAGGCCGAGGACTCCCTGGGCCACATCCACGACCGGATGCCGCTCATGGTGGAGCGGGAGCGCTGGCACGAGTGGCTCGACCCCACGCACCCGGGTGACACGTCGCTGCTCGTGCCTGCCGCCCCGGGCCGCCTCGAGGCGTACGCCGTCCCGACATTGGTGAGCAACGTGCGCAACAACGGCCCCGAGCTCGTCGAGCCGCTGGAGGCCACGTCGTGA